In Nonomuraea sp. NBC_00507, the following are encoded in one genomic region:
- a CDS encoding ATP-binding cassette domain-containing protein codes for MLTELTLSVKPGERAGIVGENGSGTSTLLRLLAGVERHDDGEVVVSGDVGYRGTPVVVSHDRALTRRFRGKELHLSGGRIC; via the coding sequence GTGCTCACCGAGCTGACCCTGTCCGTGAAGCCCGGCGAGCGCGCGGGCATCGTCGGCGAAAACGGCTCTGGCACGTCCACGCTGCTCCGGCTGCTGGCCGGGGTCGAGCGCCACGACGACGGCGAGGTCGTCGTGTCCGGCGACGTCGGCTACCGCGGCACGCCGGTCGTGGTGTCGCACGACCGGGCGCTCACGCGGCGTTTCCGGGGCAAAGAACTCCACCTCTCGGGAGGACGCATATGTTGA
- a CDS encoding TetR/AcrR family transcriptional regulator, giving the protein MRDAVRQATLGELAEHGYTGLTVERVAERSGVHKTTVYRRWGSVEGLISDALELAKDEPWPIPDTGTIQGDLRGIVQLVRSGFADPELGPVSSAFVAAAVQNAEAARALHEFFVARHDQSAEVVRRAIARGELPDVVDVREVIRVAVAPVYYRLFVAHEQVTEQDADRAADAALAAARAGVL; this is encoded by the coding sequence GTGCGCGACGCCGTGCGGCAGGCCACGCTGGGGGAGTTGGCCGAGCACGGCTATACGGGGTTGACGGTCGAGCGGGTGGCCGAGCGGTCAGGCGTGCACAAGACGACCGTCTACCGGCGCTGGGGCAGCGTCGAGGGGCTGATCTCCGACGCGCTGGAGCTGGCCAAGGACGAGCCGTGGCCGATCCCCGACACCGGCACGATCCAGGGTGATCTGCGGGGGATCGTCCAGCTCGTCCGTTCCGGCTTCGCGGACCCCGAGCTGGGCCCGGTGTCGTCGGCCTTCGTGGCCGCGGCCGTGCAGAACGCGGAGGCGGCCCGGGCGCTGCACGAGTTCTTCGTCGCCAGGCATGATCAGTCGGCCGAGGTCGTGCGCCGGGCGATCGCCCGGGGCGAGCTGCCGGACGTCGTGGACGTCAGGGAAGTGATCAGGGTCGCTGTGGCGCCCGTCTACTACCGGTTGTTCGTGGCCCACGAGCAGGTGACGGAGCAGGACGCCGACCGCGCCGCCGACGCCGCCCTGGCCGCGGCCCGCGCCGGCGTGCTGTAG